gaaagctagagtagcaatacccatatcagataaaatagagtttaaaataaagaatgttacaagagacaaggaaggacactacataatgatcaagggatcaatccaagaagaagatataacaattataaatatatgtgcacccaacataggagcacctcaatacttaaggcaactgcaaacagctataaaagaggaaatcgacagtaacacaataatagtgggggacttttaacacttcacttacaccaatggacagatcatccaaacagaaaattaataaggaaacacaagctttcaatgacacaatagaccagatagatttaattgatatttataggacattccatccaaaaacagcagaatacactttcttctcaagggcgcatggaacattctccaggatagatcacatcttgggtcacagatcaagtctcagtaaatttaagaaaagtgaaatcatatcaagcatcttttctgaccacaacgctatgagattagaaatcaattacagggaaaaaaacgtaaaaaacacaaacacctggaggctaaacaatacgttactaaataaccaagagatccctgaagaattcaaagaggaaatcaaaaaatacctagacacaaatggcaatgaaaacaggatgatccaaaacctatgggatgcagcaaaagcagttctaagagggaagtttagagcaatacaatcctacctcaagaaacaacaaacatctcaaataaacaatctaatctcacacctaaaggaactagagaaagaagaacaaacaaaacccaaagttagtagaaggaaagaaatcataaagatcagagcagaaataaatgaaatagaaacaaagaaaacaattgcaaagatcaataaaactaagagctggttctttgagaagataaacaaaatggataaaccattagcgagactcatcaagaaaaagaggaagaggactcaaatcaataaaactagaaatgaaaaaggagaagttacaacagacaccacagaaatacaaagcatcctaagaaactacCACTCTCTTAGTAGAGAGactaagcaactctatgccaataaaacagacaacctggaagaaatggagaaattcttagaaaggtataaccttccaagactgaaccaggaagaaatagaaaatatgaacagaccaatcacaagtaatgaaattgaaactgtgattaaaaatcttccaacaaacaaaagtccaggaccagatggcttcacaggtgaattctatcaaacatttagagaagagctaacatgcatccttctcaaactcttctaaaaaactgcagaggaaggaacactcccaaactcattctatgaggccaccatcaccctgataccaaaccagacaaagatactacaaaaaaagaaaattacagaccaatatcactcatgaatatagatgcaaaaattctcaaaatactagcaaacagaatccaacaacacattaaaaggatcatatgccatgatgaagtgggagttatcccagggatgcaaggattcttcaatatatgcaaatcaatcaatgtgagacaccatattaacaaactgaagaagaaaaaccatatgatcatctcaatagatgcagaaaaagcttttgacaaaattcaacacccatttatgataaaaattctccagaaagtgggcaaagaggggacctacctcaacattaataaaggccatatatgacaaatgcacagcaaacattattgtcaatggtgaaaaactgaaagcatttcctctaagatcaggaacaagacaaggatgtccactctaccactattattcaacatagtgttggaagtcctagccacggcaatcagagaagaaaaagaaataaaaagaacacaaattggaaaagaagaagtaaaactgtcactgtttgcagatgacatgatactacacgtaaagaaccctaaagatgccaccagaaaactactagagctaatgaatgaatttggtaaagttgcaggatacaaaattaatgcacagaaatctcttgcgttcctacacactaatgatgaaaaatctgaaagagaaattaaggaaacactcccatttaccactgcaacaaaaagaataaaatacctaggaataaacctacctagggagagaaaagacctgtatgcaaaaaactataagacactgatgaaagaaattaaagatgataccaacagatggagagatataccatgttcttggattggaagaatcaatattgtgaaaatgactatactactcaaagcaatctacagattcaatgcaatccctatcaaattaccaatggcattttttacagaactggaacaaaaaatctcaaaatttgtatggagacacaaaagaccgcgaataaccaaagcggtcttgaggggaaaaaacggagctggaggaatcagactccctgacttcagactatactacaaagctacagtaatcaagacaatatggtactggcacaaaaacagaaacacagatcaatggaacaggatagaaagcccagagataaacccacacacctgtggttaactaatttatgacaaaggaggcaaggatatacaatggagaaaacacagtctcttcaataattggtgctgggaaaactggacagctacatgtaaatgaatgaaattggaacactccctaacaccatacacaaaaataaactcaaaatggattagagacctaaatgtaagaccggacactataaaactcttagagggaaacataggaagaaccctctttgacataaatcacagcaagatcttttttgatccacctcctagagcaatggaaataaaaacaaaaataaacaaatgggacctaatgaaacttaaaagcatttgcacagcaaaggaaactacaaacaagatgaaaagacaaccctcagaatgggagaaaatttttgcaaacgagtcaacggacaaaggattaatctccaaaatatataaacagctcattcaactcaatattaaaaaatcaaacaacctaatccaaaaatgggcagaagccctaaatagacatctctccatacagatggccaacaagcacatgaaaagctgctcaacatcactgattattagagaaatgcaaatcaaaacacaatgagggatcacctcacaccagttagaatgggcatcatcagaaaatctacaaacaacaaataatggagagggtgtggagaaaagggaaccctctggcactgttggtgggaatgtaaactgatacagccactatggagcagtatggaggttccttaaaaaactaaaattagagtaaagctgtcactgtttgcagatgacatgatactacacatagagaatcctaaagatgctaccagaaaactactagagctaatcaatgaatttggtaaagtagcaggatacaaaattaatgcacagaaatctctggcattcctatatactaatgatgaaaaatctgaaagtgaaatcaagaaaacactcccatttaccattgcaacaaaaagaataaaatacctaggaataaacctacctaaggagacaaaagacctgtatgcagaaaattataagacactgatgaaagaaattaaagatgatacaaatagatggagagatataccatgttcttggattggaagaatcaacattgtgaaaatgactctactacccaaagcaatctatagattcaatgcaatccctatcaaactaccactggcatttttcacagaactagaacaaaaaatttcacaatttgtatggaaacacaaaagaccccgaatagccaaagcaatcttgagaacgaaaaaaggagctggaggaatcaggcttcctgacttcagactatactacaaagctacagtaatcatgacagtatggtactggcacaaaaacagaaagataggtcaatggaacaggatagaaaggccagagataaacccacacacatatggacaccttatctttgataaaggtggcaggaatgtacagtggagaaaggacagcctcttcaataagtggtgctgggaaaactggacaggtacatgtaaaagtatgagattagatcactccctaacaccatacacaaaaataagctcaaaatggattaaagacctaaatgtaaggccagaaactatcaaactctttgaggaaaacataggcagaacactctatgacataaatcacagaaagatcctttctgacccacctcctagagtaatggaaataaaaacaaaaataaacaaatgggacctaatgaaacttcaaagcttttgcacagcaaaggaaaccataaacaagaccaaaagacaaccctcagaatgggagacaatatttgcaaatgaagcaaccgacaaaggattaatctccaaaatttacaagcagctcatgcagctcaataacaaaaaaacaaacccaatccaaaaatgggcagaagacctaaatagacatttctccaaagaagatatacagactgccaacaaacacatgaaagaatgttcaacatcattaatcattagagaaatgcaaatcaaaactacaatgagatatcatctcacaccagtcagaatggccatcatcaaaaaatctagaaacaataaatgttggagagcatgtggagaaaagggaacactcttgcactgctggtgggaatgtgaattggttcagccactatggagaacagtatggaggttccttaaaaaactacaaatagaactaccatatgacccagcaatccccctactgggcatataccctgagaaaaccaaaattcaaaaagagtcatgtaccaaaatgttcattgcagctctatttacaatagcccggagatggaaacaacctaagtgcccatcatcggatgaatggataaagaagatgtggcacatatatacaatggaatattactcagccataaaaagaaacgaaattgagttatctataatgaggtggatagacctagagtctgtcatacagagtgaagtaagtcagaaagaaaaagacaaataccatatgctaacacatatatatggaatttaagaaaaaaaaatgtcatgaagaacctaggagtaagacaggaataaagatgcagacctactggagaacggacttgaggttatggggagggggaagggtgaggtgtgacagggcaagagagagtcatggacatatacacactaacaaacgtagtaaggtagatagctagtgggaagcagccgcatggcacagggatattggctcagtgctttgtgacagcctggaggggtgggatagggagggtgggagggagggagacgcaagagggaagacatatgggaatatatgtatatgtataactgattcactttgttataaagcagaaactaacacaccattgtaaagcaattatacctcaataaagttgttaaaaaataaaaaaaaaaactaaaattagaattaccatatgacccagcaatcccactattgggcatatacccagaggaaaccataattcaaaaagacacatgcaccctaattgtcattgcagcactatttacagtagccaggacatggaagcaacctaaatgcccattgacagacaaatggttgaagaagatgtggtacatatatacaatggaatattactcagtgataaaaaggaatgaaattggatcatttgtagagacatggatagatctagagactgtcatacacagtgaagtaagtcagaaaaagaagaacaaatattgtatattaatgcatatatgtggaacctaggaaaatggtacagaagaacaaatatatattaatgcatatatgtggaacctaggaaaatggtacagaagaacaaatattatatattaatgcatatatgtggaacctacgaaaatggtacagatgaaccggtttgcagggcagaaactgagacacagaagtagagaacaaacatgtacaccaaggggagaaagcggctggggggtggggggggggcatgtgatgaattgggagattgggattgacatgtatacactaatatgtattaaatggataactgataagaacctgctgtataaaaaaataaaattcaaaaaaaaatcttaaaaaaaaaaaaaagaagtggagtcAACGGGACTTGCTGATGGTCTGTATGCAAGATGTGAGAAAGAAGAGTCAAGGATGATGCCCATGACCTTCAGCCTGAAGAACGagaaggatggagttgccatcGAGTGATATGGGGAAAGCTGAGCGTAGAGCAGATTTCTATGTGAGCAGATGAGGAATTTGGTTTCAGACGTGTCAAGCTTGAGATGCCTGTAACCTCTCAGAGAAGTTACTGAGTAAGAAGTTGGATTTGAGTTTGGGGTTTAGTGGAAAGATCTGGTCTGGAGGTAGAAATTTATCACCAGCTTAATAGATGGCAATAGAAGACACGAGACGGGCTAAAATCCCTAAGGGAGTAAATGGAGCTAAAGAAGAGAGGTCCAAGGACTAGGCTTGGAGGTTGGGAGTGAGGCGGGACCGGCGGAGACCGAGGCCCTATGAGACAGCGCGATCTAGCCCCTGCCTGCCCCGACAGCTGCATCTCGGTCTTCCTCTTGATCACGCTGGCCTTTCAGCAGATCCTAAATGATGCCAAGTCTTACCCTACTCCAGGacatttgcatttgctgttccttcATCCCTGAAGGACCCAAATCAGAGCCCGATTCTGCCCATGGCTGGCTCCTTATCTGTCAAGTCTTAGTTTAAGCGTCACCTTCACAGAGAGGACCTATTCCATCCACCACTACCTGATACATTCATTCTATTTCAGCACCCTGCTGATTTCCCTCAGTGAACTTTTTACAATTGGCTGCCAGGATACCATAgtctcttgcttttcttctttctcctccagatGCTCCACTGCAGTTCCCTTTGCCTTCCTTCTACTCTCCCCACCTCTTAATGTTGGAGTGCCCCGGGGCTCACTCTCAGGTCTATCAACACTGCCCCGCTCCGGGATCTCCCCCCAGTCGTACAACTTTATCTACGTGCAAGACTCCCAAATGTCTCTATCTCCAGCTCAGACCTCTTCTCCGAAATCAGACTCATACCCAACTATCAATTTGACACCCCCTTGGAGATCTAATACATTAAGATGTCCAAAGTCAATTTCTCAACTTTCTCTCCACAGGCCTATCTTCAACCTTCTCTCTCTCACTAGGCATCAACACCACTATTCCAGTTACTCAGGACAAAACCTTAGAGTTatgtttaatttctgtttctctcctgcCTCACATCCCAACTATCAGCAAACCCTGTTTACCttcaaaataaattcagaatctGACTACGTCCCTCTCCACTACTCCCACCCTGATTCAAGCCACCAGACATCTCTTGCCTGGTTTACTCAACAGCCTCCTTCTGGGTGCTCCTGCTGCTACCCTTACCCCTCTTTATCCATTCTCAGTACCTTAGCCAGagtgattcttttaaaacattaaggCTTACAGCATTTTTGTgccaccctgcccaccccccaacgAACTTCTCTTACTTTCCCTCCTTTTACTCTCTCCCTCATTCACACCCTGGACTCCATGCTATTCCTCCAACTCTTCAGGGACACGCCTACCTTTGGCAACTGCTGTTCCAAGATACTCTTCCTCCAGATATCTGCTCAGGCAACTCCCTCACCTGTCACCTCTTACAATCTTTGTTCACATGTTACCTTCTTTACGAGGCCTACCCTGATCAAACTAGTTAAAGCAGACAGCTGTGTCCTCCTTCCTTGCTCTCCTTCTTTTCCCTATAGCACTTATGTTCTTTTCAGGTACTGTAACCAAGGTACAAATTCATCCTGGCTTACCAGGAACTCTCCTGGTTTCCAAAGCCCCACATCTTAGGAACACTCACTGCTGAGCAAACCAGGATGTTGGTCATCCTACCcataatttactatttttattttctgtctctcctcaTGATATATAAAATCACTTCCACAAGGGCAGGGAATTGACTGCTGTGTTCAcatagaacagagcctggcacataataggtgctcaataaatagggCTTAACCACCAGCCCATCACCACCTTAATCAGCCTGCTGCAAGGGATCACCTAGCAAACTAGCTGAAAATAATCAGGTGTATAATTTGAGCTTTTCAAATTTAATTACACTAAAATTTGAAACTGTGGCATTATAAGGTATGACCAACCAGTGGAAACTAGACACAAAAAATTTCCATATATAAGTTATTCCTAACAACCATAAGCCAAACCAGGAATGCTATCCCCCAAATCCACACGACCCAAACATTATAGATTTCACATAAAGTGGCCTAATTCAGAAAATAAcctttgaggacttccctggtggtctagtggttaagactccagctTCCACTCCCAGGGGGCACCGGTTGGATCCCGAGTGGGGGGAGTTCCGCAGGCCACACGGTgcggccaaagaaaaaagaaaataacctttGACATCTCTCCACTAACCCTATAATTCCTATGCAAACCGCAGTTTCCAAtacctgcaactaagacctgctgCACAGCAAACAGGCCAATTCTTACCTCCTGTGTAGAGAAAGGAGCCAGACAGGCCTCCGAAGTAGATGAGAGCTAAGTGCTCCAGTTTCAGAGGGGACAGGTAGTACAGGCAAGCAGCACAGACACAGCCCAAGGTGTAGAGGAAGACTCCAAACCGGACGACATCCTGGGGCTCCAAGATTCGGTCCACCAGGGTCCTGTCATCACTCTTTTTGTGGTCAATGCCCTTGGAAAAGTCGTAGTAAGTGTTGACCAAGTTGCCAGCCCCGTGCACAGCGAGGACAGCTACGGCACAACCCACCAGTAGCCTGGGATCCAGGACGCCCTGGGATCTGTAGGCCAGGGCACTGCCCAGGGCCACCGGGGTGAGTGAGGCACTGAAGCTCCAGGGCCGCAGGGCCAGAACATAGGAGGCGCACTTCTGCCTCCACGAGCGCTGCGGCGGTCTGTCCTGCTCCGAACAGCCGTTCCCCAGCAGGTCCCTGTCCCCGACCTTGGCCGTCTCTCCTGCCTGGATGTTAACCTTCTCCCCCGGGACCTGCGAGGCCGCCATGGAGAATGCACTTGGGTGAAGTCAATGTTAAACAGTGAGCCACCCACACACAGCGTCCGCCCTGAGGCGAGGAC
This sequence is a window from Globicephala melas chromosome 1, mGloMel1.2, whole genome shotgun sequence. Protein-coding genes within it:
- the UBIAD1 gene encoding ubiA prenyltransferase domain-containing protein 1 isoform X3 produces the protein MAASQVPGEKVNIQAGETAKVGDRDLLGNGCSEQDRPPQRSWRQKCASYVLALRPWSFSASLTPVALGSALAYRSQGVLDPRLLVGCAVAVLAVHGAGNLVNTYYDFSKGIDHKKSDDRTLVDRILEPQDVVRFGVFLYTLGCVCAACLYYLSPLKLEHLALIYFGGLSGSFLYTGGIGFKYLALGDLIILITFGPLAVMFAYAVQAPDAQAQQPWVTGAATPRHVGSSRTGARTRVPCIGRRTLNHCATREAPILTIFKSAVSGIKHIHKLHDHHHQLCPELSHGILRALLTPSSPASLDPLPPAGRGGMGNSKNRFSSSEGRIKMIHL
- the UBIAD1 gene encoding ubiA prenyltransferase domain-containing protein 1 isoform X1, encoding MAASQVPGEKVNIQAGETAKVGDRDLLGNGCSEQDRPPQRSWRQKCASYVLALRPWSFSASLTPVALGSALAYRSQGVLDPRLLVGCAVAVLAVHGAGNLVNTYYDFSKGIDHKKSDDRTLVDRILEPQDVVRFGVFLYTLGCVCAACLYYLSPLKLEHLALIYFGGLSGSFLYTGGIGFKYLALGDLIILITFGPLAVMFAYAVQVTADRLGTCSR
- the UBIAD1 gene encoding ubiA prenyltransferase domain-containing protein 1 isoform X2 produces the protein MAASQVPGEKVNIQAGETAKVGDRDLLGNGCSEQDRPPQRSWRQKCASYVLALRPWSFSASLTPVALGSALAYRSQGVLDPRLLVGCAVAVLAVHGAGNLVNTYYDFSKGIDHKKSDDRTLVDRILEPQDVVRFGVFLYTLGCVCAACLYYLSPLKLEHLALIYFGGLSGSFLYTGGIGFKYLALGDLIILITFGPLAVMFAYAVQVGSLAVFPLVYAIPLALSTEAILHSNNTRDMESDREAGIVTLAILIGPTLSYMLYNTLLFLPYLIFSILAVHCSISLALPLLTIPMAFSLERQFRSQTFNKLPQRTAKLNLLLGLFYVSSIILAPAGSLPKL